One stretch of Paenibacillus sp. AN1007 DNA includes these proteins:
- a CDS encoding vWA domain-containing protein produces MLRIHKKRWLSGILVLLTLLTLLLPSALLPQAEAAQAQTSGIDAVLVADVSNSMNTSDRDKISNEAMKMFIDMLPTVGDKVGIVAYTDQVEREKAMLEIQSDADKSNLKDFIDQLGRGPYTDISVGVAEAMNILSHGADPSHSPMIVLLADGNNDFNKSKGRTQAESDADLAKAVKDAQAKGIPVYTIGLNADGKLNKSALADLAKQTAGKSFITDTPDDLPQILSEIFADHAKLNVVKLPSVTGNGSYQEVTVNVPNDSVLEANISIMSSKPVQLQLTDPSGKDVNLNSNAAKLSTSKSYSLVKLLKPQEGDWKLRVKGAPKDSIDINLLFNYDLQLVADPIKTKSYTKGDKIDLTARLENGGKPLQDKDLYADMKATLVVNDKDTGKTEEQPLNNTGSGFAGTFEVPDNHNYELVIRAEEDSFYRESEPIVINAGGTGGSQAQPTTPANANDKPFPWMPVILGVIALIVVAACGWFLMGWLKRKNRGFVGQMIVEIRDENTGDKSYPQYKKLASFRGKFHLHQLLQLDPELKETEKYIFTPGSGDRLIIRNTAGGTLEKSGRAVDAGSGVELKNGDRLSIPLQQADKTILIEYLV; encoded by the coding sequence ATGCTGCGGATACACAAAAAACGCTGGCTCAGCGGAATCCTGGTTCTGCTGACCTTACTAACCCTGCTGCTGCCTTCGGCACTGCTTCCCCAAGCGGAGGCTGCTCAGGCACAGACAAGTGGAATTGACGCGGTGCTTGTAGCTGATGTCAGCAACTCGATGAATACAAGTGATCGTGACAAGATCAGTAACGAAGCCATGAAAATGTTTATAGATATGCTGCCGACGGTTGGCGATAAAGTAGGGATCGTTGCTTACACCGATCAGGTGGAACGCGAAAAGGCGATGCTGGAGATTCAGTCAGATGCAGACAAGAGCAATCTGAAAGACTTCATTGACCAGCTGGGCAGAGGCCCATACACTGATATTTCCGTGGGTGTCGCGGAGGCCATGAATATTTTGAGCCATGGTGCCGACCCATCCCACTCACCGATGATCGTGCTGCTTGCGGATGGCAACAATGATTTCAACAAAAGCAAAGGACGCACCCAGGCCGAGTCGGATGCTGATCTGGCGAAAGCCGTGAAGGATGCACAGGCCAAAGGCATTCCGGTCTACACGATTGGACTGAACGCCGACGGCAAACTGAATAAAAGTGCACTTGCAGACCTCGCCAAACAAACAGCAGGCAAGTCGTTTATTACCGACACACCGGATGATCTGCCGCAGATTCTAAGTGAAATCTTCGCCGATCATGCCAAGCTCAATGTGGTGAAACTGCCTTCTGTAACCGGAAACGGCAGTTATCAGGAAGTTACCGTGAACGTACCGAATGACAGCGTGCTGGAAGCTAATATTTCCATCATGTCCTCGAAGCCGGTCCAGCTGCAGTTAACCGACCCTTCGGGCAAAGACGTGAATCTGAATTCCAATGCAGCCAAGCTGTCCACATCCAAAAGTTACTCCCTCGTGAAGCTGCTGAAACCGCAGGAGGGCGACTGGAAGCTTCGGGTCAAAGGAGCTCCAAAGGACAGCATTGATATCAACCTGCTGTTTAACTATGATCTTCAACTCGTTGCGGACCCAATTAAGACCAAGTCCTATACGAAAGGCGATAAAATCGATCTGACGGCGAGGCTGGAAAATGGCGGTAAGCCGCTCCAGGACAAAGACCTCTACGCTGATATGAAAGCGACGCTGGTTGTGAATGACAAGGACACCGGCAAAACCGAGGAACAGCCGCTTAACAATACCGGCTCCGGTTTTGCGGGAACGTTCGAAGTGCCAGACAATCACAATTACGAACTGGTCATTCGTGCGGAGGAAGACAGCTTCTACCGTGAAAGTGAACCCATCGTTATCAACGCAGGGGGAACAGGCGGAAGTCAGGCACAGCCGACAACACCGGCGAATGCCAATGACAAGCCATTCCCTTGGATGCCTGTCATTCTGGGTGTGATCGCCCTGATCGTGGTAGCGGCGTGCGGCTGGTTCCTCATGGGCTGGCTGAAACGTAAAAACCGCGGCTTTGTCGGTCAGATGATCGTGGAGATTCGTGATGAGAATACCGGAGACAAGTCCTATCCGCAATACAAAAAGCTGGCATCCTTCCGGGGCAAGTTCCACCTGCATCAACTGCTGCAGCTTGACCCTGAATTGAAGGAAACCGAGAAATATATATTTACTCCTGGCAGTGGAGACCGATTGATCATCCGCAATACGGCAGGAGGTACGCTGGAGAAATCCGGTCGTGCGGTGGATGCAGGCTCAGGCGTTGAACTGAAGAATGGTGATCGACTGAGCATCCCGCTGCAGCAGGCGGACAAGACGATTTTGATTGAGTATTTGGTGTAA
- a CDS encoding SulP family inorganic anion transporter produces MNTLKQQWFGNIRGDVLAGITVALALIPEAIAFSIIAGVDPMVGLYASITIAIVISIAGGRPGMISAATGAMAVLMVGLVKDYGVEYLFAATILTGIIQFILGIFKVGRFITFVPHSVLTGFVNALAILIFMAQLTHFTGANWIMYVMVAGTLAIIYILPRFFKGAPAPLVAIIIMTIITAVFHLDVKTVGEMGNLTSTLPMFHLPNIAWTWDTLMILLPYSFTMALVGLLESLLTATIVDEMTETKSSKNREVRGQGIANFVNGLFGGMGGCAMIGQSVINVKSGGRGRLSTFTAGAFLAILLLLLSGVVKQVPMGALVGVMFMVCIGTFDWSSVKNIARVPRAEAIVMVVTVAIVVYTHDLSLGVMVGVVLSILHFGWKQTKIRVETSIEQGQKVYHVHGPFFFGSSSHFVDKFDAEADPQDITIDFGGSHIWDNTAVVAIGKVKFKYAKFGKTVHLRGLNEESSRLLERSGYKVSGTGGHSA; encoded by the coding sequence ATGAATACGTTAAAACAGCAGTGGTTTGGTAACATTCGAGGAGACGTGCTCGCAGGCATTACAGTAGCGCTGGCACTCATTCCGGAGGCTATTGCGTTCTCCATTATTGCCGGTGTTGATCCGATGGTCGGATTGTACGCGTCGATTACGATCGCCATCGTCATTTCGATTGCAGGCGGCAGACCGGGCATGATCTCGGCAGCAACAGGAGCTATGGCCGTATTAATGGTGGGGCTTGTCAAGGATTACGGCGTGGAGTATCTTTTTGCGGCGACCATTTTGACAGGCATTATTCAATTTATTTTAGGCATATTCAAAGTGGGGCGATTTATTACGTTTGTGCCTCATTCGGTATTAACCGGATTCGTGAATGCACTTGCGATTCTGATCTTTATGGCTCAGTTAACTCACTTTACGGGAGCAAACTGGATCATGTATGTGATGGTGGCGGGTACACTGGCAATCATCTATATTTTGCCGCGTTTTTTCAAAGGTGCTCCTGCTCCGCTTGTGGCGATTATCATCATGACCATTATTACAGCGGTCTTTCATCTGGATGTCAAAACGGTAGGTGAGATGGGTAATCTGACGAGTACGCTGCCGATGTTCCATCTGCCCAATATTGCGTGGACATGGGATACACTGATGATCCTGCTGCCGTATTCGTTTACGATGGCACTTGTCGGTTTGCTGGAATCCTTGTTGACCGCGACCATCGTTGATGAGATGACCGAGACCAAAAGCAGCAAAAACCGTGAGGTGCGTGGTCAGGGGATTGCAAACTTTGTGAACGGTCTTTTCGGAGGTATGGGTGGCTGTGCGATGATCGGACAGTCTGTCATTAATGTGAAGTCAGGCGGACGCGGCAGGCTGTCGACATTTACAGCAGGAGCGTTCCTTGCCATTTTGCTGCTGCTGCTGAGCGGGGTGGTAAAGCAGGTTCCGATGGGTGCGTTGGTCGGCGTGATGTTTATGGTGTGTATTGGTACGTTTGACTGGAGTTCTGTTAAAAATATCGCCCGCGTACCACGTGCAGAGGCGATTGTTATGGTCGTAACGGTAGCGATCGTGGTTTACACGCATGACCTGTCACTTGGTGTGATGGTGGGTGTCGTGCTCAGCATACTGCATTTCGGCTGGAAACAGACCAAGATTCGCGTAGAAACCAGCATAGAGCAGGGACAGAAAGTGTATCATGTACACGGACCGTTCTTCTTTGGTTCTTCTTCTCACTTCGTGGATAAATTCGATGCGGAAGCCGATCCGCAGGACATCACCATTGACTTTGGCGGCTCACATATCTGGGACAACACCGCGGTCGTGGCGATTGGCAAAGTAAAATTCAAATATGCGAAGTTCGGCAAAACCGTTCACCTGCGTGGGTTGAACGAAGAAAGCTCCCGTCTGTTGGAACGCAGCGGATATAAGGTTTCCGGTACGGGCGGGCATAGCGCGTAA
- a CDS encoding transcription initiation factor TFIID encodes MDFRSNERQADHRDAAYLTGAGSHASMILKRELEQYAARYAAEQERQGSQGDGRSSIHYPALFLFVGDLAAPAVSAVRDINQLKWDNEDGVAYVHIGTDEAGHAENAANASRDAASASREHEDHQVTYHRLPLSARQTQSPPKTLRKDVHRSFHESAEALFGLNRTMRRVSNRIAEYGRLYSSFDRIYVTVITRADDPLNVLLPEITKLAETILAQSFKSVQTDLHVLVSEMEHVDSFGYASAAGLAFLRELDYMQSLDYRFSGRLLVTEDGISIPVTHPAAPLFDLVYVLSDKNERGTGVPGGWIENAEIICRICLLKNRKQEERYEDRASVASTGANTYNNTSFKNNIRTTSDQHGYASAGFAEIRRPNKPIALTVLYHLYRYLLARMKQEPDWSIKEKLAFFGLDASSVERKVAGLLPSEDLVSGMSGIMTHSRSFSDLKPLSLREAERALYGEGAEAYFRENVVRPMQERVRERSSSGSLRRQAERSHSEHPEAGYFQWAAWSGSEPGSVREALLALIRDKGVQLESARALLEQRQQERVEDQPIKRALFRDKQNVRNLIDCLLERVYVPKVDLLRLENELHLLRIYDTEMEELHRYSCQVTASLEALERTLRGAAEESIAAADEYIGQNVMEYYGRVTEELITDLEARRGRDVWFEERYMGDMNELATTGDDRLLARLIEVCRALLLSAEPLRLPFEEELLQRANVTITYGDRDVLTRDDLFRRLYRTLEDQAVVRIRVFDYTQEHRYEEKYFFGDHHSAFMDYAAHAEETSRIYKLGVVYEERSSGVEKLNLMGGFHLEDLMVYRNAKVYYDSYTENGYELHPADLADHLPPLR; translated from the coding sequence ATGGATTTCAGGTCAAATGAGAGACAAGCGGATCATCGGGATGCTGCCTATCTCACAGGCGCAGGGTCTCATGCATCGATGATCTTAAAACGAGAGCTGGAGCAGTATGCAGCTCGTTACGCTGCAGAGCAGGAACGTCAGGGCAGCCAGGGAGATGGACGCAGCAGCATCCATTATCCGGCCCTGTTCCTCTTTGTGGGTGATCTGGCGGCACCTGCAGTATCTGCTGTGCGTGACATTAACCAGTTGAAGTGGGATAACGAAGACGGAGTGGCCTACGTGCATATTGGGACAGACGAGGCAGGGCATGCTGAGAATGCAGCGAATGCTTCCCGTGATGCTGCTTCTGCTTCTCGGGAGCATGAAGACCATCAGGTGACGTACCACCGATTGCCGCTCTCGGCAAGGCAGACTCAGAGTCCACCTAAAACGCTGCGCAAAGATGTGCATCGGAGCTTCCATGAATCGGCTGAGGCGCTCTTTGGGCTGAATCGTACGATGCGGCGGGTCAGCAATCGAATTGCCGAGTATGGACGTCTGTATTCGTCATTTGACCGGATTTACGTGACGGTCATTACGCGAGCAGATGATCCGCTGAATGTGCTGCTGCCGGAAATCACGAAGCTCGCGGAGACGATTCTGGCACAGTCTTTCAAATCGGTACAGACCGATCTGCATGTGCTGGTCAGCGAGATGGAGCACGTGGATTCGTTCGGATATGCGAGCGCAGCAGGGCTGGCATTTCTGCGTGAGCTGGATTATATGCAGTCACTGGATTACAGGTTCAGCGGGAGATTGCTGGTGACAGAGGACGGGATATCCATTCCTGTGACCCATCCTGCAGCACCTTTATTCGATCTCGTTTATGTGCTTTCCGACAAAAATGAACGCGGTACCGGTGTTCCGGGCGGCTGGATTGAAAATGCGGAGATTATCTGCCGTATCTGTCTGCTGAAGAACCGGAAGCAGGAGGAAAGGTATGAAGACCGGGCTTCCGTCGCCAGCACGGGTGCGAATACCTACAATAATACTTCGTTCAAAAATAATATTCGTACCACCTCGGATCAGCACGGCTATGCCAGTGCAGGTTTTGCCGAGATCAGACGGCCGAACAAACCGATTGCGCTGACGGTGTTATATCACCTCTACCGTTATCTGCTCGCTAGAATGAAGCAGGAACCGGACTGGAGCATCAAGGAGAAGCTGGCCTTCTTCGGACTGGATGCATCTTCTGTGGAACGTAAAGTAGCGGGTCTGCTGCCAAGCGAAGATCTCGTTAGCGGCATGAGCGGCATTATGACGCACAGCCGCAGTTTCTCGGATCTCAAGCCGCTCTCCCTGCGAGAAGCAGAACGGGCACTGTATGGAGAAGGAGCAGAAGCTTATTTCCGGGAGAATGTCGTTCGTCCAATGCAAGAACGTGTGCGTGAGCGCAGTTCCAGCGGGTCGCTTCGCCGTCAAGCCGAGCGGTCCCATAGCGAGCATCCCGAAGCGGGATACTTTCAATGGGCCGCTTGGAGCGGCAGTGAGCCAGGCAGTGTGCGCGAGGCGCTGCTGGCGCTGATCCGCGACAAAGGTGTACAGCTTGAATCGGCACGAGCACTGCTGGAACAGCGTCAGCAGGAACGGGTGGAGGATCAGCCGATCAAACGGGCGCTTTTCCGTGACAAGCAGAATGTACGCAATCTGATTGACTGCCTGCTGGAGCGTGTATACGTGCCGAAGGTAGACCTGCTGCGGTTGGAAAATGAACTGCATCTGCTCCGCATCTATGATACGGAGATGGAGGAGCTGCATCGCTACAGCTGTCAGGTTACGGCCTCACTTGAAGCGCTGGAGCGCACATTACGCGGAGCGGCTGAGGAAAGCATCGCGGCTGCCGACGAATACATCGGGCAGAACGTGATGGAGTACTATGGCAGAGTGACAGAAGAGCTGATCACTGATCTGGAGGCAAGACGAGGGCGGGATGTATGGTTTGAGGAACGATACATGGGCGACATGAATGAGCTCGCCACCACGGGTGATGATCGTTTGCTCGCACGGTTGATAGAGGTCTGCCGTGCGCTGCTGCTCTCCGCGGAACCACTGCGATTACCGTTTGAGGAAGAATTGTTACAGCGGGCCAATGTGACCATTACTTACGGAGATCGGGATGTATTAACCCGGGATGATCTGTTCCGCAGACTATATCGTACATTGGAAGACCAGGCGGTTGTGCGGATACGGGTCTTCGACTATACACAGGAGCATCGGTATGAGGAGAAATATTTTTTTGGCGACCATCACAGTGCTTTTATGGATTACGCGGCACATGCCGAGGAAACCTCGCGAATTTACAAGCTGGGTGTCGTCTATGAGGAACGCAGCAGCGGGGTGGAGAAGCTGAATTTGATGGGTGGTTTCCATCTGGAGGATCTCATGGTCTACCGGAACGCCAAGGTGTACTACGATTCATATACAGAGAATGGATATGAACTCCATCCTGCTGACCTGGCAGATCATCTGCCCCCGCTTCGATAA
- a CDS encoding tubulin-like doman-containing protein — protein sequence MKPIVREHIQQLDVSLGGGIVSEKIRVDTIDNPILIIGLGGTGIDALLRLKYQINRRFKLPQDPVSKKKMEKPDNVEFLAFETNEQDRAKKYRGIGLDPINEFVLLSNAEIGGLLQNRSVLEPYITDWLSPELSITDGMNGAAGVRQAGRLLLFTKINQVVQAIDKKIKTLSVGTNKKLMVFLLTGLSGGTGSGCFLDISYIVRGIIERDHGSAGIDRVNTLGYLFTPDVNLSNKSLSEHTREYIRKNGYAALKELDYWMNVDSRGERFTQKYGNILTVNSPLPPFNLCHLISATNTEGKLLENAYDYCMNVTAENITNFISSEEKQSGEEFAIHDYISNIRTNIAQMNKVYPANYDYNIIGASSAVLPIEEMTTYLAYRMFDKMSTMFSKAPNQEDTEKFARKLGIDLESVVKAFESRVPEPLPGYQNSERLSYGNVVKSQVVNMDTELEQNFLARAREEYIKAKKQLPGEIAGQFTEQIRRMFLHPEQGPFYVSRLIYTEKGFCVLKMIQSYIETLRENAFRIPRDIEAAQEQSEEKLGDAKSAFVSKDKKKNAYIEAKIHEYWLHADVERNDQMIEFYEDLYELLNQENSRIYNVFSETLNALSSIFAKNGDLLTRGEEQTDHKGNKTYYWNVVSVPDIVSVVDGLLDKRDTDDLIRDFSRELLENSSQWVKENEIDIVSSISDFLSEKFGDLITRSMEDFLVIKYGKDESVEKFVERFIAGKLDDEAVPVFNLSNSTGSLHFPSWGFVSVPAQAPGILKGIRNYQNNAVGKSHFTVKESEVRNRIFWLNTRNGVPLFVYTPLKVYEESYERTILDKEGIGRHLVQTEKNNWTYLPSPIPEKSWGDVYENARVKQYNARVRSEFEQALGYKIVTAKSADENTSNRYAIVTTEPFDLSAKLAAYDMRLTSNAPNLGEVKRAVIELKRLQAEGLPRVDTKDIFGSINEDMAKENLVRSPQLIARVREELAKMNAITAKVAELEGILAQYQDEEQWYDRFIEALYTDTIVKKGALYVYDRDPEEDAWEPFANLMKSRNYAEYEVFGNFRSLSEKDRSTLLRKASRRDNDLTASEDIAPLLTKLDDLAALFMESRDRLEYERVELANGEDIYQFYRTMSSKLNDIRRRLK from the coding sequence ATGAAACCGATCGTGAGAGAACATATTCAGCAGCTGGATGTATCACTGGGCGGAGGCATCGTCAGCGAGAAAATCAGAGTCGATACGATTGATAACCCGATTCTGATTATCGGTCTGGGAGGCACGGGAATTGACGCACTTTTGCGTCTGAAATATCAGATTAACCGCCGTTTCAAGCTGCCGCAGGACCCGGTGTCCAAGAAAAAGATGGAGAAGCCGGACAACGTTGAATTTCTGGCGTTCGAGACGAACGAACAGGATCGCGCGAAGAAATACAGAGGCATCGGCCTTGATCCGATCAACGAATTTGTACTGCTTTCCAATGCAGAGATTGGCGGTCTCTTGCAGAATCGCAGCGTGCTGGAGCCGTATATCACGGACTGGCTGTCCCCTGAACTGAGCATCACGGATGGCATGAACGGAGCGGCAGGTGTGCGTCAGGCAGGGCGTCTGCTTCTGTTTACGAAGATCAATCAAGTCGTGCAGGCGATCGATAAAAAAATCAAAACGTTATCCGTGGGCACGAACAAAAAACTGATGGTATTCCTGCTCACCGGATTGTCCGGCGGTACAGGAAGCGGCTGCTTCCTCGATATTTCCTATATCGTGCGCGGCATCATCGAGCGGGATCACGGCTCTGCCGGGATTGACCGTGTCAACACGCTCGGTTACCTGTTCACGCCAGACGTGAATCTGTCCAACAAAAGCCTGAGCGAGCACACGCGCGAATATATTCGCAAGAACGGATATGCAGCGCTCAAAGAGCTGGATTATTGGATGAACGTGGACAGCCGCGGCGAGCGGTTTACACAGAAGTACGGCAACATATTGACCGTAAACTCGCCGCTGCCGCCATTTAACTTGTGTCATCTGATCTCGGCGACGAACACAGAGGGTAAATTGCTCGAGAATGCCTATGACTACTGCATGAACGTTACCGCGGAGAATATCACCAACTTTATCTCCAGTGAAGAGAAGCAGTCGGGTGAGGAATTTGCGATACATGACTATATCAGCAACATTCGCACCAACATCGCACAGATGAACAAAGTGTACCCGGCCAACTATGACTACAATATTATTGGCGCATCATCGGCTGTACTGCCGATTGAAGAGATGACGACATATCTGGCCTACCGGATGTTTGACAAAATGAGCACCATGTTCTCCAAAGCACCGAATCAGGAGGATACCGAGAAGTTTGCCCGCAAACTGGGCATCGATCTCGAAAGTGTAGTTAAAGCCTTCGAATCACGCGTACCTGAACCGCTGCCCGGTTACCAGAACAGCGAACGTCTGTCTTATGGCAACGTGGTGAAGTCCCAGGTCGTGAACATGGATACGGAGCTGGAGCAGAACTTCCTGGCGCGTGCTCGTGAGGAATATATCAAGGCGAAGAAGCAGCTTCCGGGCGAGATTGCGGGTCAGTTCACTGAGCAGATCCGGCGTATGTTTCTGCATCCTGAACAGGGGCCGTTCTATGTCTCTCGCTTGATTTATACGGAAAAAGGATTCTGTGTATTGAAAATGATTCAGTCGTACATTGAAACGCTGCGCGAAAATGCCTTCCGCATCCCTCGTGATATTGAGGCGGCTCAGGAGCAGTCCGAAGAGAAACTTGGCGATGCGAAGAGTGCCTTTGTCTCCAAAGACAAGAAAAAGAATGCTTATATTGAAGCAAAAATTCATGAATACTGGCTGCACGCCGATGTGGAACGCAACGACCAGATGATTGAGTTCTATGAAGACCTGTATGAACTGCTGAACCAAGAGAACAGCCGCATTTATAACGTATTTTCCGAGACGCTGAATGCGCTCAGTTCTATCTTTGCCAAGAACGGTGATCTGCTGACACGCGGCGAAGAGCAAACCGATCACAAAGGCAACAAGACCTATTATTGGAATGTGGTAAGTGTGCCGGATATCGTGAGTGTGGTAGACGGGCTGCTGGACAAACGAGATACGGATGATCTGATCCGCGACTTCTCGCGTGAGCTGCTGGAGAATTCGAGCCAGTGGGTGAAGGAAAACGAGATTGATATCGTCAGCTCCATCTCTGACTTCCTGAGTGAGAAGTTTGGTGATCTCATTACCCGTTCCATGGAGGATTTCCTGGTGATTAAATACGGGAAAGACGAGTCCGTGGAGAAATTCGTGGAACGTTTCATCGCAGGCAAGCTGGACGACGAGGCCGTTCCGGTATTTAATCTGAGCAACAGCACAGGCAGTTTGCACTTCCCTTCGTGGGGATTTGTATCCGTGCCGGCACAGGCTCCAGGAATTCTGAAAGGGATTCGGAACTACCAGAACAACGCCGTGGGCAAATCCCACTTTACCGTTAAGGAAAGCGAAGTACGGAACCGGATCTTCTGGCTGAATACGCGCAACGGAGTACCGCTCTTTGTGTATACGCCGCTTAAAGTCTATGAAGAGAGCTATGAACGCACGATTTTGGACAAAGAGGGTATTGGACGCCATCTGGTACAGACGGAGAAAAACAATTGGACGTACCTGCCGTCTCCTATTCCGGAAAAATCCTGGGGAGATGTGTACGAGAATGCACGTGTGAAACAGTATAACGCTAGGGTTCGCAGTGAATTTGAACAGGCGCTCGGCTATAAGATTGTTACAGCCAAATCGGCAGATGAAAATACAAGCAACCGCTATGCGATTGTCACAACGGAACCGTTTGATCTGTCTGCGAAGCTGGCCGCATATGACATGCGTCTCACTTCAAACGCTCCGAATCTCGGTGAAGTGAAACGTGCGGTTATTGAACTGAAGCGTCTGCAAGCCGAAGGTTTGCCGCGTGTCGATACGAAGGATATTTTCGGAAGCATTAATGAGGATATGGCGAAAGAGAACCTTGTACGCTCTCCGCAGCTCATCGCGCGAGTACGTGAGGAACTGGCCAAGATGAATGCGATCACTGCGAAAGTGGCTGAACTGGAAGGCATACTGGCTCAGTATCAGGATGAAGAACAGTGGTATGACCGCTTCATCGAAGCACTCTACACAGATACGATTGTTAAAAAGGGTGCGCTGTACGTCTACGACCGTGATCCGGAGGAAGACGCATGGGAGCCGTTCGCTAATCTGATGAAGAGCCGCAATTATGCCGAATATGAAGTCTTTGGCAATTTCCGGAGCCTGTCCGAGAAGGATCGCAGCACACTGCTGCGTAAAGCCTCCCGCCGCGATAACGATCTGACGGCATCAGAGGATATCGCCCCGCTTCTGACCAAGCTGGATGATCTCGCTGCGCTGTTTATGGAATCCCGTGATCGTCTGGAGTATGAGCGGGTAGAGCTGGCAAACGGGGAAGATATCTATCAGTTCTACAGAACAATGTCGTCGAAGCTGAACGACATTCGCAGAAGGCTGAAGTAA
- a CDS encoding DEAD/DEAH box helicase, whose amino-acid sequence MANFEQLGIRPEWCEVLKHQGIAVPTPVQERSIPVLLGGRDIIAEAQTGTGKTLAFLLPIIQKINVSDRSPQALIIAPTRELALQITEEAKKLTANDDKLHVLAVYGGQDVEKQLRKLQNGTQIVVGTPGRLLDHLRRGTLKLDNVKKLVLDEADQMLHMGFLDDVETILKELPHKRQTMLFSATMPKGIRMLAKNYMKDPEDVKVSSKSVIPIHQIRQQVLECTDRGKFDALRGMIDTYRPYLAIIFCRTKRRASKLNEDLREAGYESDELHGDLSQSKRENVMKAFRDAKLQILVATDVAARGLDVEGVTHVFNYDIPHDAESYIHRIGRTGRAGGTGLAVTFATQHDRPELARIEEGTNQKLNRIQWTSEGPVASTGAARRVINSEGNDERGGRTAGTGSARRGAGRNDRREGGRGGRGSRSGEGGRSGGRSGGRSGDERSAGRGSARSSSRGTSQGGRGGAGRGEERSSGGWAGRSADKRAAGRGGAGSGRSDAAGRGPSRGDRRDSRRGR is encoded by the coding sequence TTGGCAAATTTCGAACAATTAGGTATTCGCCCGGAATGGTGCGAGGTGCTGAAACATCAGGGCATTGCCGTGCCGACTCCGGTACAGGAGCGTTCAATTCCGGTACTGCTGGGTGGACGTGATATCATTGCCGAGGCACAGACGGGCACAGGGAAAACGCTGGCTTTTTTGCTGCCGATTATTCAGAAAATTAACGTATCCGACCGCTCCCCGCAGGCACTGATCATCGCGCCCACGCGTGAGCTGGCGCTGCAGATTACGGAAGAAGCGAAGAAACTGACAGCAAATGATGATAAGCTGCATGTGCTTGCTGTCTACGGTGGACAGGATGTAGAGAAGCAGCTGCGCAAGCTGCAGAATGGAACACAGATCGTTGTAGGGACACCAGGCCGCCTGTTGGATCACCTGCGCCGCGGTACATTGAAGCTCGATAATGTGAAAAAACTGGTGCTGGACGAAGCGGACCAGATGCTGCACATGGGCTTCCTGGACGATGTAGAGACGATTCTGAAAGAACTGCCGCATAAACGTCAAACGATGCTGTTTTCCGCTACAATGCCTAAAGGCATTCGTATGCTGGCGAAGAACTATATGAAAGACCCGGAGGACGTAAAAGTTTCCTCCAAGTCCGTGATTCCGATTCATCAGATTCGCCAGCAGGTGCTGGAATGTACAGACCGCGGCAAGTTTGATGCACTTCGCGGCATGATTGATACGTATCGCCCGTATTTGGCGATTATTTTCTGCCGGACGAAGCGCCGGGCTTCGAAGCTGAACGAAGATCTGCGCGAAGCAGGGTATGAAAGTGACGAGCTTCACGGGGATTTGTCCCAATCCAAGCGGGAAAATGTTATGAAGGCATTCCGCGATGCGAAGCTGCAGATCCTTGTAGCTACAGACGTTGCAGCACGTGGACTGGATGTTGAAGGGGTTACTCACGTATTCAACTACGACATTCCGCATGATGCGGAAAGTTATATTCACCGTATCGGTCGTACAGGCCGAGCAGGTGGAACGGGTCTTGCTGTGACGTTTGCAACGCAGCACGATAGACCGGAACTTGCTCGGATCGAGGAAGGCACGAATCAGAAGCTTAACCGCATCCAATGGACAAGCGAAGGGCCAGTCGCTTCTACAGGAGCTGCTCGCCGCGTAATTAATAGCGAGGGCAATGATGAGCGCGGCGGTCGCACTGCCGGGACTGGCAGTGCCCGTCGCGGTGCAGGGCGTAACGACCGCCGGGAAGGTGGACGTGGCGGTCGTGGTTCACGCAGCGGCGAAGGCGGACGCAGCGGTGGGCGTAGTGGCGGCCGCAGCGGGGATGAGCGCAGCGCTGGCCGTGGATCGGCACGCAGCAGCAGCCGCGGCACAAGCCAAGGCGGCCGCGGGGGTGCAGGCCGCGGCGAAGAGCGCAGCAGCGGCGGCTGGGCTGGCCGCAGCGCAGACAAGCGCGCCGCTGGGCGCGGCGGTGCTGGTTCTGGCCGTTCGGACGCCGCAGGACGCGGTCCGAGCAGGGGCGACCGCCGCGATTCTCGCCGCGGACGGTAG